Proteins encoded within one genomic window of Halocatena marina:
- a CDS encoding NADPH:quinone reductase, giving the protein MRAVRFHDHGDPDVLVLDEIEPPEPDHGDVRVTVRAAAVNPVDTYFRTGEYEPPELPMIPGTDLAGVVDSVGDGVSEISEGDRVFATGLGSDRLGTYAEQVTVPADRLAHLPADVSFEIGAAAGVVVGTSWRALVDYAALEPTETCLIHGANGGVGHVAVQLAATIGARVIGTARPPYHDQLESLGATTVLDYTRDDLAEAVDHAPDVILETRADENLQFDADVAATGARVICIGNATEHAELTAIGAAKSKDVCYQFMTLFNAPDLSAILDRTASLLERGAVVPAIARRYDLDEAAEAQRAVMEESLLGKIVLVP; this is encoded by the coding sequence ATGCGCGCAGTTCGCTTTCACGACCACGGCGATCCTGATGTATTAGTTCTCGATGAGATCGAGCCACCGGAACCGGATCACGGCGACGTTCGGGTTACGGTGCGTGCGGCCGCTGTCAATCCCGTGGACACGTACTTTCGGACAGGCGAGTACGAACCTCCTGAGCTACCGATGATCCCGGGCACAGACCTTGCAGGAGTGGTCGACAGCGTCGGAGATGGCGTAAGCGAGATTTCCGAAGGCGATCGGGTGTTTGCGACGGGGCTCGGTAGTGATCGGCTGGGTACCTACGCAGAACAGGTAACAGTGCCTGCCGATCGGCTTGCTCATCTCCCTGCAGATGTTTCGTTCGAGATCGGAGCTGCTGCAGGCGTCGTCGTCGGTACGTCGTGGCGGGCACTCGTCGATTACGCTGCCCTCGAACCCACGGAAACGTGCCTCATTCACGGAGCGAACGGTGGCGTTGGCCACGTCGCGGTCCAACTCGCAGCAACGATCGGAGCGCGTGTTATCGGAACCGCTCGGCCACCGTATCACGACCAACTGGAATCGCTTGGCGCGACAACCGTCCTCGATTACACCCGGGATGATCTAGCCGAAGCAGTAGACCACGCGCCAGACGTCATCCTCGAAACACGGGCTGACGAAAATCTGCAGTTCGACGCCGACGTGGCCGCAACCGGAGCGAGGGTGATCTGTATCGGTAACGCGACCGAACACGCAGAACTCACAGCCATCGGTGCAGCGAAAAGCAAGGATGTGTGCTATCAGTTCATGACACTGTTCAACGCACCCGATCTGAGTGCGATCCTCGATCGCACCGCATCGTTACTCGAACGTGGTGCGGTTGTTCCAGCGATCGCTCGCAGATACGATCTGGACGAAGCCGCAGAGGCACAGCGCGCAGTGATGGAAGAAAGTCTGCTGGGAAAGATCGTACTCGTTCCGTGA
- a CDS encoding N-acetyltransferase, translated as MSVNVDSRTVRPGHDTYVTEAWELKERIRREEGVLQQRKGFFTDAYRRSTIYCFIAEGSSETLIGFAATRRDGYILFLAVSPDFRGDGFGKRLVATVAENYSGVTCHARTTNESALAFYKHLGFEIDRRVSSYYEDGGDAYYLRLGDNGITSKISRFMGF; from the coding sequence GTGAGTGTTAACGTTGACAGTCGTACCGTCCGCCCCGGTCACGACACCTACGTGACTGAAGCGTGGGAGCTCAAAGAGCGCATCCGCCGAGAAGAAGGCGTCCTCCAACAACGAAAGGGATTTTTCACCGACGCGTACCGTCGGTCGACGATCTACTGTTTCATCGCTGAAGGAAGTTCAGAGACGCTCATCGGATTTGCTGCTACTCGCCGCGACGGCTACATCCTCTTTCTTGCCGTCTCCCCCGACTTCCGTGGCGACGGCTTTGGCAAACGACTCGTTGCGACGGTCGCAGAGAACTACAGCGGCGTCACTTGTCATGCTCGAACGACGAATGAGAGCGCACTCGCGTTCTACAAACACCTCGGATTCGAGATCGATCGACGGGTGAGTAGTTACTACGAAGACGGTGGCGACGCCTACTACCTCCGGCTCGGTGATAACGGAATCACGAGTAAAATTTCGCGGTTTATGGGATTCTGA
- the priS gene encoding DNA primase small subunit PriS — translation MNQRTREYLQGRFGDHYRRSEITLPPAADKREWGYIPFTAGAGTTMVRHKALIDLGDLSSFLARKRPRHVYFSAGRYNDPGTRSMEEKGWHESDLVFDLDGDHLPGVDPETDSYAQMLHSCKDALLRLLDFLTNDFGFGPENTSIVFSGGRGYHVHVRDESVRTLDRAARREIVEYVLGDGLDSLDRLTQTETVAGMGVKNPVEKRSLQTDGGWGERVHTRLVELTDEVRAMDESDGLDHLREFDGIGEKGATKLYEAMDERYDELKSGNLEAAGQYTTTLTRLLFERVVREESAPIDEPVTTDINRLIRLPGSLHGGSGLVVTALAHDDVEAFDPLTDAVADTFRDHKIMIESETDQQVELDGEKHNISAGHCSVRESVGVFLMVRGRAEKAPE, via the coding sequence ATGAACCAGCGCACGCGCGAGTATCTTCAAGGGCGGTTCGGCGACCACTATCGTCGTTCCGAAATCACGCTACCGCCTGCAGCGGACAAGCGCGAGTGGGGCTATATTCCGTTCACAGCGGGAGCAGGGACCACGATGGTCCGGCATAAGGCGCTGATCGATCTTGGCGATCTTTCGTCATTTCTGGCGCGAAAGCGTCCCCGTCACGTCTACTTCTCTGCGGGGCGATACAACGATCCCGGCACGCGATCGATGGAGGAGAAAGGGTGGCACGAATCCGATCTCGTGTTCGATCTCGATGGCGACCATCTCCCGGGTGTCGATCCTGAGACGGATTCGTACGCCCAGATGCTCCACTCCTGTAAGGACGCCCTGCTTCGGTTGCTAGATTTCCTGACGAACGATTTTGGATTCGGACCCGAAAACACATCGATCGTATTTTCCGGTGGGCGGGGATACCACGTCCACGTTCGAGACGAAAGCGTTCGGACACTCGATCGAGCGGCGCGCCGTGAGATCGTCGAATACGTTCTCGGAGACGGTCTCGATAGCCTCGATCGTCTCACACAAACCGAGACAGTCGCTGGAATGGGTGTGAAAAACCCAGTCGAAAAACGTAGTCTTCAGACGGACGGTGGCTGGGGAGAACGCGTTCACACCCGACTCGTGGAACTCACAGACGAGGTGCGGGCAATGGACGAATCCGACGGTCTCGATCACCTCCGCGAATTCGACGGTATTGGTGAGAAGGGTGCCACGAAACTGTACGAAGCAATGGACGAGCGCTACGACGAACTGAAGAGCGGCAATCTCGAAGCGGCAGGCCAGTATACAACAACGCTCACACGCCTGCTATTCGAACGAGTCGTACGTGAGGAGTCAGCGCCGATCGACGAACCCGTGACGACTGATATCAATCGTCTCATTCGCCTTCCTGGGAGTCTCCACGGCGGAAGCGGACTCGTCGTGACCGCACTTGCACACGATGACGTCGAAGCGTTCGATCCGCTCACAGATGCGGTTGCAGACACGTTTAGAGATCACAAAATAATGATTGAAAGTGAAACAGATCAACAGGTCGAACTAGATGGGGAAAAACATAATATCTCAGCGGGCCACTGTTCTGTGCGGGAGTCAGTCGGCGTGTTCCTCATGGTCCGGGGACGCGCTGAGAAGGCACCAGAATGA
- a CDS encoding translation initiation factor eIF-2B has translation MIDETIEEIREMQTHSSSVVAIKAARAIATITEREAATVEEYIRDLERNSNALRRANSSHATLYTTQRTIIDTVTEADPETVEQAKQLTMETVESVIEQVETAKRHAAENGAEWLENGMTILTHDYSSTVLEAIELAASNGVHMTVYVTEARPRYLGRKTARVLAAMDRIEPHLIADSASGHVLSECDRVVFGMDCIVGDTLYNRIGTFPIAATAAQLDVSVMVVGSGAKIIEDGFVFENEYRSASEVMREPAEGFAIENPAYDATPVELVQKVITD, from the coding sequence ATGATAGATGAGACCATTGAAGAGATCCGCGAAATGCAGACCCATAGCTCGTCGGTCGTTGCTATCAAAGCAGCCAGAGCGATCGCTACGATCACCGAGCGTGAGGCCGCGACGGTTGAGGAGTATATTCGGGATCTCGAACGTAACAGTAACGCTCTCAGACGCGCAAATTCCTCGCACGCCACGCTCTATACCACTCAACGGACCATCATCGACACAGTCACCGAAGCCGACCCAGAAACTGTCGAGCAGGCGAAACAGCTCACGATGGAGACAGTTGAATCTGTCATCGAGCAGGTTGAAACCGCGAAACGACACGCGGCCGAGAATGGTGCTGAATGGCTCGAAAACGGAATGACAATCCTCACGCACGATTATTCCTCTACCGTGCTTGAAGCCATCGAGCTTGCAGCTAGCAACGGCGTCCATATGACAGTTTATGTTACAGAAGCACGCCCACGCTATCTTGGACGCAAAACCGCCCGTGTGCTCGCCGCCATGGATCGCATCGAACCACACCTCATCGCCGACAGTGCCAGTGGACACGTCCTTTCGGAGTGCGATCGCGTCGTGTTCGGGATGGACTGCATCGTTGGCGATACATTGTACAATCGCATCGGAACCTTTCCAATCGCCGCGACAGCAGCCCAGCTTGACGTGTCCGTAATGGTCGTTGGATCCGGAGCGAAGATCATCGAAGACGGCTTCGTCTTCGAAAACGAGTACCGTTCGGCGAGTGAGGTCATGCGTGAACCCGCAGAAGGATTCGCTATCGAGAACCCGGCCTACGACGCGACGCCAGTAGAACTCGTTCAGAAGGTTATTACGGACTGA
- a CDS encoding polysaccharide deacetylase family protein, whose protein sequence is MRRPSTRRKFLATLGTAGTISIAGCSAVLPTGPSTNGDQSSTSTAQLSDSSGSGTDSGTDAEGTGTPSPGSKGEVIEDFEGDVGSRWQVDSGKYTVDSKKAFNGSQSLVLKGTNNGKQEEENGVSIYRSFYDSNEGGLDLSAHDLSMAVRFEKPVRGRIGVEFIAPAESSKLTSRHFLPKELNGWTQLDFGFTSKTGQPVMKSVQELRISVSTAGEPISVGIDDIRKLPRPKKGKVIFQFDDSHISTYTKAFPELKKRKWPGGVAVIPDSINTEQNMTRDNMREMGKAGWDMMSHPPVSKPLPQHPAKEQERQIRQSKQQLEQWGFDRGARHIVAPYGRISTETIEIMKKYHEANYIFGGSPGNAAQPGNMYTIPRVHGTSPEDVNAILDVAEQYNQLVVVAYHEIDSGTNTSVSMDGFRTVLDHVKKKDMDVVSPSEFIDSLGN, encoded by the coding sequence ATGAGACGCCCATCGACTCGTCGAAAATTCCTCGCAACGCTCGGAACTGCTGGTACAATATCGATTGCGGGGTGTTCGGCAGTGCTGCCGACCGGCCCATCCACAAACGGAGACCAATCATCGACATCGACTGCACAACTAAGCGATTCATCCGGATCAGGGACCGACAGCGGTACTGACGCGGAAGGAACGGGGACCCCATCCCCCGGATCTAAGGGAGAGGTCATAGAGGACTTTGAGGGCGACGTTGGCTCACGCTGGCAGGTCGACTCGGGCAAGTACACAGTCGACTCCAAAAAGGCGTTCAACGGTAGTCAGTCGCTCGTACTCAAAGGCACGAACAACGGAAAGCAGGAAGAAGAGAACGGCGTCAGCATCTATCGTTCATTCTACGATTCGAATGAGGGTGGACTTGATCTCAGTGCGCACGATCTTTCGATGGCTGTTCGGTTCGAGAAGCCCGTTCGTGGGCGTATTGGTGTCGAGTTCATCGCACCCGCCGAGAGCAGCAAGCTCACTAGCCGACATTTCCTCCCGAAAGAACTCAACGGCTGGACCCAACTCGATTTCGGCTTCACCAGCAAAACAGGACAGCCGGTCATGAAATCCGTCCAAGAGCTGCGCATCAGTGTCAGCACCGCTGGTGAGCCCATCTCCGTCGGTATCGACGATATCCGTAAGCTCCCGCGGCCAAAGAAAGGGAAAGTGATCTTCCAGTTTGACGATTCTCATATATCGACGTACACCAAGGCGTTCCCTGAGCTGAAAAAGCGCAAGTGGCCCGGCGGTGTTGCCGTTATTCCTGATTCGATCAACACCGAGCAAAACATGACTCGTGACAACATGCGCGAGATGGGCAAAGCAGGCTGGGACATGATGTCTCACCCACCGGTGAGCAAACCACTACCGCAACATCCGGCCAAAGAACAAGAGCGCCAAATTCGACAATCCAAACAGCAACTCGAACAATGGGGCTTCGATAGGGGCGCACGCCACATCGTTGCTCCATACGGACGCATCAGCACCGAAACGATCGAGATCATGAAGAAATACCACGAGGCCAACTACATCTTCGGTGGTTCGCCCGGCAACGCTGCCCAACCTGGCAATATGTACACCATTCCTCGTGTCCACGGTACCTCGCCCGAGGATGTCAACGCGATCCTCGATGTCGCCGAGCAGTACAACCAGTTGGTCGTCGTCGCCTACCACGAAATCGACAGCGGAACCAACACGTCTGTCTCGATGGACGGCTTCCGGACGGTCCTCGATCACGTCAAGAAAAAGGATATGGATGTCGTCTCGCCGTCTGAGTTCATCGACTCGCTCGGGAACTGA
- the thyX gene encoding FAD-dependent thymidylate synthase, which produces MDVHLLEATEDPERVICTAARNDYSSSFVGEQSFEKTMETVDGETMEEKKRTLIGHLLGHGHYGPFEHAHATFAVKGISRSCMAQITRHRHVSFDIQSQRYVAFDDVDPEDVRAGEMVVVPPSVSDADWIGRNQRDGAVTEETIQEREQIFHDSIVQSVEQYQQLLDLGLPPEDARFVLPIGSKVNMVMTLNARMLMHVADMRAAADSQWEVRDMTEQVLDFAADWCPLTFEYYNENMKGRKNRLAP; this is translated from the coding sequence ATGGACGTTCACCTGCTCGAAGCGACGGAAGATCCCGAACGTGTTATCTGTACCGCTGCCAGAAACGACTACTCAAGCTCCTTCGTCGGCGAGCAGTCGTTCGAAAAGACGATGGAGACAGTCGATGGCGAGACGATGGAGGAGAAAAAGCGCACGCTCATTGGACATCTCCTCGGGCACGGTCACTACGGACCGTTCGAACACGCGCACGCGACGTTTGCTGTGAAAGGTATCAGCCGCTCGTGCATGGCACAGATCACCCGCCACCGACACGTTTCATTCGACATCCAGAGCCAGCGATACGTCGCGTTCGACGATGTCGATCCAGAAGACGTGCGGGCCGGTGAAATGGTCGTCGTGCCACCCTCCGTGAGCGATGCCGACTGGATCGGTCGGAACCAACGAGACGGTGCTGTCACTGAAGAAACCATCCAAGAGCGCGAGCAGATTTTCCACGACTCAATCGTTCAATCCGTCGAGCAGTACCAACAACTGCTTGATCTCGGGCTACCGCCAGAAGATGCACGATTTGTCCTTCCTATTGGAAGCAAAGTGAACATGGTAATGACGCTCAACGCACGGATGCTAATGCACGTCGCCGACATGCGCGCAGCGGCGGATAGTCAGTGGGAGGTCCGCGATATGACGGAGCAGGTACTTGATTTCGCAGCCGATTGGTGTCCGCTCACATTCGAATATTACAACGAGAATATGAAAGGACGGAAAAACAGACTGGCACCGTGA
- a CDS encoding helix-turn-helix domain-containing protein, which translates to MATIVRGHVPASEFALSESHAALPDIEFDVEQIIETGEETVMPLVWIRGADNKAVQEVLDSDPSVNDVELLSDLGDEQLYRMEWVEHVQLVLQMVTNSEATIIDAFGGGSSWYLRVLYPTRDLLSKTNEFCKANGVNFDIETIREMEGDPAGRYGLTENQYAALTQAVERGYYDIPRDNDLQALAEDFGVSHQALSERLRRGTKALVEDALLVGPRSKDKDT; encoded by the coding sequence ATGGCAACTATCGTCAGAGGACACGTGCCAGCGAGCGAGTTTGCGTTATCAGAGTCGCACGCGGCCCTGCCGGACATCGAATTCGACGTCGAGCAGATCATCGAGACTGGCGAAGAAACTGTTATGCCACTGGTATGGATCCGAGGAGCGGATAATAAGGCAGTGCAGGAGGTTCTCGACAGTGATCCGAGCGTCAATGACGTCGAACTACTCTCAGATCTTGGCGATGAACAGTTGTACCGGATGGAGTGGGTTGAACACGTCCAGCTCGTGCTCCAGATGGTCACAAACTCAGAGGCAACAATTATCGACGCGTTCGGAGGAGGAAGCAGCTGGTATCTTCGAGTGCTCTACCCGACACGGGATCTCCTCAGCAAAACCAATGAGTTCTGTAAGGCCAATGGAGTGAATTTCGACATTGAGACGATCCGCGAGATGGAAGGTGACCCAGCAGGCCGCTATGGACTCACCGAAAACCAATACGCAGCACTCACACAAGCCGTCGAACGTGGATACTACGATATCCCACGCGACAATGACCTCCAAGCGCTCGCTGAGGACTTCGGTGTCTCACATCAGGCGCTTTCAGAGCGCCTCCGACGCGGGACAAAAGCGCTGGTCGAAGACGCGCTGCTGGTTGGCCCACGATCCAAAGACAAAGACACGTGA
- the sucD gene encoding succinate--CoA ligase subunit alpha, with amino-acid sequence MSVLVDDETRVVVQGITGGEGKFHTEQMIEYGTNVVSGAVPGRGGEVVADVPVYDTVEEATTTHDANAVVVFVPPAFAADAIFEALDSSVDLVVAITEGIPQQDMSRVYRRLQETDTYLVGPNCPGLITPGEAKLGILPGNIFSEGSVGLVSRSGTLTYQVVDNLTQRNIGQSTAIGIGGDPIIGTDFIDVLELFEQDVETDAIVMCGEIGGEDEEEAAAYIDNHVDTPIVGFIAGRTAPPGKRMGHAGAIVSGSGTGTAASKIEALEDAGVPVGDTPADVAEYVEDII; translated from the coding sequence ATGAGCGTACTAGTCGACGACGAGACGCGCGTCGTGGTGCAAGGAATTACCGGTGGTGAAGGGAAGTTCCACACCGAGCAAATGATCGAGTACGGGACGAACGTCGTCAGCGGTGCCGTTCCTGGCCGCGGCGGTGAGGTCGTCGCGGACGTCCCTGTCTACGATACTGTCGAAGAAGCGACGACAACGCACGATGCGAACGCTGTTGTCGTGTTTGTCCCACCTGCGTTCGCCGCAGACGCGATCTTCGAGGCACTCGATTCGTCCGTTGATCTCGTCGTTGCGATTACTGAGGGTATCCCACAGCAGGATATGAGCCGTGTCTACCGACGGCTACAGGAGACTGATACGTACCTCGTTGGTCCCAACTGTCCGGGACTCATAACGCCCGGCGAGGCAAAACTCGGGATTCTTCCCGGAAACATCTTCTCTGAGGGGTCTGTTGGCCTCGTCTCCCGATCGGGAACACTCACCTACCAAGTCGTCGATAATCTCACTCAGCGAAACATCGGCCAATCGACGGCAATCGGCATTGGTGGCGATCCGATCATTGGGACGGACTTCATCGACGTTCTGGAACTGTTCGAACAGGACGTAGAGACCGACGCCATCGTCATGTGCGGGGAGATCGGTGGCGAAGACGAGGAAGAAGCGGCAGCGTACATCGATAATCACGTCGATACCCCTATCGTCGGCTTCATCGCTGGACGAACCGCTCCGCCGGGGAAACGAATGGGGCACGCTGGAGCTATCGTGAGCGGCTCAGGCACTGGCACCGCCGCAAGCAAAATCGAAGCACTCGAAGACGCTGGCGTCCCTGTCGGTGATACGCCAGCGGACGTAGCTGAGTACGTCGAAGACATAATCTAA
- a CDS encoding GNAT family N-acetyltransferase, with the protein MTVEVVDEFDSEHVSELVQLYDQYHWWDDRTSDTIRRMIEHTDVLVGLRDTRSKELVAAGRVLTDFVYYAKIYDVIVTETHRGDGLGKKLVTAIVGHPVLDSVSALTLDCRSGLIPFYEKCGFTQHEKRINFEERTEEIVPMVYRTE; encoded by the coding sequence ATGACGGTCGAAGTGGTAGACGAGTTCGATTCGGAACACGTTTCTGAACTGGTGCAGCTGTACGACCAGTACCACTGGTGGGACGATCGTACGTCTGATACTATTCGACGGATGATCGAGCACACGGACGTACTTGTTGGACTTCGTGATACCAGATCAAAAGAGCTCGTCGCTGCTGGGCGCGTGCTCACGGATTTCGTCTACTACGCTAAGATCTACGATGTAATTGTGACTGAAACACACCGTGGCGACGGACTCGGGAAAAAGCTCGTCACAGCGATCGTGGGTCATCCAGTGCTCGATTCGGTGTCCGCTCTGACGCTCGATTGTCGTTCTGGATTGATTCCCTTCTACGAGAAGTGTGGCTTCACACAACACGAAAAGCGTATCAATTTCGAGGAAAGGACGGAGGAAATAGTACCAATGGTGTATCGAACCGAGTAA
- the sucC gene encoding ADP-forming succinate--CoA ligase subunit beta, which translates to MKLHEHQAKGMFADAGIPTPSSQLASSVEGAVEAADEIGYPVAIKAQVHVGGRGKAGGIKLVSDEKEAQAAADEILGMDLKGLHVSQVLVEEAVDFTDELYLGVTMDRGDGRPVAMVSSRGGVDIEEVAAEDPDAIVREHVDPAFGLHPYQARRAAFEAGLDEVATDTARVLSTLYKLWEEQDATEVEINPLMVTSDGSVIAADAVMNIDDDALFRHSDLAAIEEEAAADDLERKANEYDFDYVRLEGNVGIIGNGAGLVMTTLDLVDHYGGQPANFLDIGGGAKAERVANALDMVFSDENADAVVFNIFGGITRGDEVAAGINEALEQFDEIPKPVTVRLAGTNATEGREILNTDLITVEETLEAAVQHAVEQATEVDT; encoded by the coding sequence ATGAAGCTACACGAGCATCAGGCGAAAGGAATGTTCGCTGACGCGGGCATCCCTACGCCGTCCTCGCAACTCGCATCGAGTGTGGAAGGGGCGGTTGAGGCGGCCGACGAAATCGGCTATCCTGTCGCCATCAAAGCTCAGGTGCACGTCGGTGGACGCGGAAAAGCTGGTGGAATCAAACTCGTATCGGACGAGAAAGAGGCACAAGCGGCCGCTGATGAAATCCTTGGCATGGATCTCAAGGGATTGCACGTCAGTCAGGTTCTCGTTGAGGAAGCCGTGGATTTCACTGACGAACTGTATCTCGGTGTGACGATGGACCGTGGCGATGGCAGGCCGGTTGCAATGGTCTCTTCGCGTGGCGGTGTAGACATCGAGGAAGTCGCTGCTGAGGATCCAGACGCAATCGTCCGAGAACACGTCGATCCCGCATTCGGGTTACATCCGTATCAAGCCCGCCGTGCGGCATTCGAGGCTGGTCTCGATGAGGTTGCGACCGACACTGCTCGCGTCCTTTCCACGCTGTACAAACTGTGGGAAGAACAGGACGCGACAGAGGTGGAGATTAACCCACTGATGGTCACGTCAGACGGGTCAGTGATCGCTGCCGATGCGGTCATGAATATCGACGACGACGCGCTCTTTCGACATTCTGATCTCGCGGCGATCGAAGAAGAGGCCGCAGCGGACGACCTCGAACGGAAGGCAAACGAATATGATTTCGATTACGTCCGTCTCGAAGGCAACGTCGGTATCATCGGAAACGGCGCTGGTCTGGTGATGACGACGCTCGATCTCGTCGATCACTACGGCGGTCAGCCCGCGAACTTCCTCGACATCGGTGGTGGCGCAAAAGCAGAACGCGTTGCGAATGCGCTCGATATGGTCTTTTCCGACGAGAATGCTGATGCGGTCGTATTCAATATCTTCGGTGGTATTACCCGCGGTGACGAGGTCGCAGCAGGCATCAACGAAGCACTCGAACAGTTCGACGAAATTCCGAAACCAGTGACCGTCCGGCTGGCGGGCACAAACGCTACAGAAGGGAGAGAGATCTTGAATACGGACCTCATTACAGTTGAAGAGACGCTCGAAGCAGCTGTCCAACATGCAGTTGAGCAAGCCACGGAGGTGGACACATGA
- a CDS encoding acyl-CoA dehydrogenase family protein, with product MTSDPIDYSDWEAGRDCNYWTLDRTLQAAAQRAYSGEDFEWAEPRLRELGSVTGNTIVDHSDTIDRHGPELHSYDRWGEIQNEVEYHPKQYENERITYSEFGLSHDVFHAPADREEPLGFAHALTMETILSFVDPGFVCPVAMTVGAAIVLDKYGKTERQQEYFRRLTTRDPDEYIEGAMFLTEKQGGSDVGANETIATETDEEGVYHLTGEKWFCSNIDAEGTLALARREGAPDGTKGLSLFVLPHTKENGERNDQLYRRLKDKLGTISVPTGEVELNGAEAYLVGEPENGFNYMTEMLNFERLSNAAASIGIMGRCLLESKIQAANREAFDRTIDQFPLMRRDLIEMAVDYEAATAFVFETARLLDKAEKRDDDDARRLLRLFVPIAKYRTAREAVDTASYACEILGGNGYVRGFATARLLRDAQVLPIWEGTSNILSLDVLRVLERENAHEMLIEAITERLDSIDHSALTESASTVETEFTDLQKALLTLAREDREYAQLQAKELVDYIYDVFVAAELLTVAQDELRDGNGRMALVAQLFIDRLDNNEARGITSGSRRKTEAFDTIVRYADVASEQLK from the coding sequence ATGACATCAGACCCCATCGACTATAGCGACTGGGAGGCGGGCCGTGACTGCAACTACTGGACGCTTGACCGGACGCTACAGGCCGCGGCCCAACGCGCGTACAGTGGGGAAGACTTCGAGTGGGCCGAGCCACGGCTGCGTGAGTTGGGTTCTGTAACCGGGAACACAATCGTCGATCACTCAGACACCATTGATCGACACGGACCGGAGCTTCACTCTTACGATCGGTGGGGAGAAATACAAAACGAAGTCGAGTATCATCCCAAGCAGTACGAGAACGAACGGATCACATACAGCGAATTCGGGCTGTCTCACGATGTGTTCCACGCGCCAGCAGATCGAGAGGAGCCATTGGGGTTCGCACACGCACTCACGATGGAAACAATACTCTCATTTGTCGATCCTGGGTTCGTCTGTCCAGTCGCTATGACAGTCGGTGCGGCGATCGTTCTCGACAAATACGGCAAAACAGAACGCCAACAGGAGTATTTCCGGCGGCTAACGACGCGTGATCCCGACGAATACATCGAAGGCGCGATGTTTCTCACCGAAAAGCAGGGGGGAAGCGACGTGGGGGCGAATGAAACGATAGCCACCGAAACAGACGAAGAAGGTGTATACCATCTAACGGGCGAGAAGTGGTTCTGCTCGAACATCGATGCGGAAGGAACTCTCGCGCTTGCCCGACGCGAGGGCGCTCCTGACGGGACCAAGGGACTGTCGCTGTTCGTCCTCCCACACACAAAGGAAAACGGCGAACGCAACGATCAGCTATACCGTCGGCTGAAGGACAAACTCGGGACAATCAGTGTTCCAACCGGAGAAGTCGAACTGAACGGCGCAGAGGCATACCTCGTTGGAGAACCTGAGAACGGATTCAATTACATGACAGAGATGCTCAATTTCGAGCGGCTCTCGAACGCTGCTGCGAGCATCGGAATCATGGGTCGATGTCTACTTGAATCGAAGATACAAGCGGCAAACCGGGAGGCGTTCGACCGGACAATCGATCAGTTCCCGCTCATGCGTCGTGACCTCATCGAGATGGCCGTTGACTACGAGGCCGCCACAGCGTTCGTCTTCGAGACAGCACGTCTGCTCGATAAAGCAGAGAAACGGGACGACGACGATGCCCGTCGTCTGCTCCGATTGTTCGTCCCTATTGCGAAGTACCGTACCGCGCGCGAGGCTGTCGATACAGCCTCCTATGCGTGTGAGATACTTGGCGGAAACGGCTACGTCCGAGGCTTCGCTACCGCTCGTCTGCTCCGGGACGCGCAGGTCCTCCCAATCTGGGAAGGAACGTCGAACATTCTTTCGCTCGATGTACTCCGCGTTCTCGAACGAGAAAACGCCCACGAAATGCTCATCGAAGCCATCACTGAACGCCTCGATTCGATCGATCACTCTGCACTGACCGAATCAGCGAGTACAGTCGAGACGGAGTTCACCGACCTACAGAAGGCACTGCTCACGCTCGCACGGGAAGACAGGGAGTACGCCCAGCTACAGGCCAAGGAACTCGTAGATTACATCTACGACGTGTTCGTGGCTGCTGAGCTCCTTACAGTCGCACAAGACGAGCTTCGAGACGGCAACGGACGAATGGCCCTCGTTGCACAGCTGTTCATCGACCGATTGGACAACAATGAAGCACGAGGCATCACTAGCGGTTCACGACGAAAAACTGAGGCGTTTGACACAATCGTTCGGTATGCAGATGTTGCTTCTGAGCAACTAAAATGA